A single genomic interval of Pomacea canaliculata isolate SZHN2017 linkage group LG5, ASM307304v1, whole genome shotgun sequence harbors:
- the LOC112563546 gene encoding uncharacterized protein LOC112563546 produces the protein MYCFVLLLGLMALVDAKKEPCFHFPGEAYLRYGPGRFNISDEARYNLTFRTSAASGIILYVEGPDDYEVLFLRRGRLIYLLTNPTPSGVEGTSGGLYESNAAVNNNTWVRVELLRNWGLRKRSRVGTSGRNTPLQTGMILHDLERNTEEVHLDNLNHQGVLLHPDIYIGGIGVDVRHIRPGSSAVTPFVGEVKDMSEVRNGLTFEFPFLNYENRVKECVA, from the exons ATGTACTGCTTCGTTCTTCTTCTTGGGCTG ATGGCCCTGGTGGACGCGAAGAAAGAGCCTTGTTTTCATTTCCCCGGAGAAGCATACCTCCGCTACGGGCCGGGCAGGTTCAACATCTCAGATGA AGCGCGCTACAACCTGACGTTCCGAACAAGTGCGGCCAGCGGAATAATACTGTATGTGGAGGGACCTGACGACTATGAGGTGCTGTTTCTGAGAAGAGGACGTTTGATCTACCTTCTGACCAACCCCACCCCGTCGGGAGTGGAAGGTACATCCGGCGGGCTGTACGAGAGTAATGCCGccgtcaacaacaacacatgggTCAGG GTGGAGCTGCTGAGGAACTGGGGGCTGAGGAAGAGGAGTCGGGTGGGCACATCAGGCCGGAACACTCCGCTTCAGACAGGCATGATCCTTCACGATTTGGAGAGAAACACAGAGGAAGTCCATCTGGACAACCTGAATCATCAAGGAGTCCTGCTGCATCCCGACATCTACATTGGCGGCATCGGAGTTGATGTG CGGCACATTCGTCCTGGTTCCTCAGCTGTTACTCCCTTCGTGGGCGAAGTGAAGGACATGTCAGAAGTCCGCAATGGCCTGACCTTTGAGTTCCCGTTCTTGAACTACGAGAACCGTGTCAAGGAATGCGTCGCGTAG
- the LOC112563545 gene encoding uncharacterized protein LOC112563545 isoform X1 encodes MAFSTRDVKDISDLVSMKLKWYLNVERRELQFDPNGFYRTTPLMHPYDNMYHLSEMDSNYLRLQKPGWIKRHAELKDKERTLPIKAKVVQNSRTVVSLKEAERLSKDASKIFSELPLDKLQVIHRYRPESTNIPPIVENGHVQNYTCHVGSALHAKNYVDFYMKEGLQTGKGEYSKRLQRLKSSKKKADIAQRDKGNSQNKAREDNYSLFFRYICAASELNK; translated from the exons ATGGCCTTTTCGACGAGAGATGTGAAAGATATATCAGATCTTGTCTCTATGAAATT AAAATGGTACCTAAATGTGGAGCGCAGAGAATTACAATTTGACCCAAATGGTTTCTATCGAACAACCCCATTGATG CATCCATATGATAATATGTACCATTTATCTGAAATGGACTCCAACTATCTCAGACTTCAGAAGCCCGGATGGATAAAAAGACATGCAGAACTAAA GGACAAGGAAAGGACTCTGCCTATTAAAGCAAAAGTAGTGCAGAACTCTCGCACTGTTGTAAGCCTTAAAGAAGCAGAAAGGCTTTCCAAAGATGcaagcaaaatattt TCTGAGCTGCCTCTAGACAAACTCCAAGTGATTCATCGATACCGCCCTGAAAGCACCAACATACCACCCATTGTGGAGAATGGTCATGTGCAGAATTACACTTGCCATGTGGGGTCTGCCCTGCATGCCAAAAACTATGTAGACTTCTACATGAAAGAAG gTTTGCAAACAGGAAAAGGAGAGTATTCCAAAAGACTTCAGAGattaaaatcttcaaaaaag AAAGCTGATATAGCACAGCGTGACAAAGGAAACTCACAAAACAAAGCCAGAGAGGACAATTACAGTCTATT cttCAGATATATTTGCGCTGCCTctgaattaaacaaataa
- the LOC112563545 gene encoding uncharacterized protein LOC112563545 isoform X6, which produces MDKKTCRTKVKEKQKIEKTEESLEKNTLDSSKNFSKFRDKERTLPIKAKVVQNSRTVVSLKEAERLSKDASKIFSELPLDKLQVIHRYRPESTNIPPIVENGHVQNYTCHVGSALHAKNYVDFYMKEGLQTGKGEYSKRLQRLKSSKKKADIAQRDKGNSQNKAREDNYSLFFRYICAASELNK; this is translated from the exons ATGGATAAAAAGACATGCAGAACTAAAGTAAAGGAAAagcaaaagatagagaaaactGAGGAGTCTTTAGAAAAGAACACCCTAGATTCTTCCAAAAATTTCAGCAAATTTAG GGACAAGGAAAGGACTCTGCCTATTAAAGCAAAAGTAGTGCAGAACTCTCGCACTGTTGTAAGCCTTAAAGAAGCAGAAAGGCTTTCCAAAGATGcaagcaaaatattt TCTGAGCTGCCTCTAGACAAACTCCAAGTGATTCATCGATACCGCCCTGAAAGCACCAACATACCACCCATTGTGGAGAATGGTCATGTGCAGAATTACACTTGCCATGTGGGGTCTGCCCTGCATGCCAAAAACTATGTAGACTTCTACATGAAAGAAG gTTTGCAAACAGGAAAAGGAGAGTATTCCAAAAGACTTCAGAGattaaaatcttcaaaaaag AAAGCTGATATAGCACAGCGTGACAAAGGAAACTCACAAAACAAAGCCAGAGAGGACAATTACAGTCTATT cttCAGATATATTTGCGCTGCCTctgaattaaacaaataa
- the LOC112563545 gene encoding uncharacterized protein LOC112563545 isoform X4 yields the protein MAFSTRDVKDISDLVSMKLKWYLNVERRELQFDPNGFYRTTPLMHPYDNMYHLSEMDSNYLRLQKPGWIKRHAELKDKERTLPIKAKVVQNSRTVVSLKEAERLSKDASKIFSELPLDKLQVIHRYRPESTNIPPIVENGHVQNYTCHVGSALHAKNYVDFYMKEGLQTGKGEYSKRLQRLKSSKKLQIYLRCL from the exons ATGGCCTTTTCGACGAGAGATGTGAAAGATATATCAGATCTTGTCTCTATGAAATT AAAATGGTACCTAAATGTGGAGCGCAGAGAATTACAATTTGACCCAAATGGTTTCTATCGAACAACCCCATTGATG CATCCATATGATAATATGTACCATTTATCTGAAATGGACTCCAACTATCTCAGACTTCAGAAGCCCGGATGGATAAAAAGACATGCAGAACTAAA GGACAAGGAAAGGACTCTGCCTATTAAAGCAAAAGTAGTGCAGAACTCTCGCACTGTTGTAAGCCTTAAAGAAGCAGAAAGGCTTTCCAAAGATGcaagcaaaatattt TCTGAGCTGCCTCTAGACAAACTCCAAGTGATTCATCGATACCGCCCTGAAAGCACCAACATACCACCCATTGTGGAGAATGGTCATGTGCAGAATTACACTTGCCATGTGGGGTCTGCCCTGCATGCCAAAAACTATGTAGACTTCTACATGAAAGAAG gTTTGCAAACAGGAAAAGGAGAGTATTCCAAAAGACTTCAGAGattaaaatcttcaaaaaag cttCAGATATATTTGCGCTGCCTctga
- the LOC112563545 gene encoding uncharacterized protein LOC112563545 isoform X2, producing MAFSTRDVKDISDLVSMKLKWYLNVERRELQFDPNGFYRTTPLMHPYDNMYHLSEMDSNYLRLQKPGWIKRHAELKDKERTLPIKAKVVQNSRTVVSLKEAERLSKDASKIFSELPLDKLQVIHRYRPESTNIPPIVENGHVQNYTCHVGSALHAKNYVDFYMKEGLQTGKGEYSKRLQRLKSSKKKADIAQRDKGNSQNKAREDNYSLLNSKKLL from the exons ATGGCCTTTTCGACGAGAGATGTGAAAGATATATCAGATCTTGTCTCTATGAAATT AAAATGGTACCTAAATGTGGAGCGCAGAGAATTACAATTTGACCCAAATGGTTTCTATCGAACAACCCCATTGATG CATCCATATGATAATATGTACCATTTATCTGAAATGGACTCCAACTATCTCAGACTTCAGAAGCCCGGATGGATAAAAAGACATGCAGAACTAAA GGACAAGGAAAGGACTCTGCCTATTAAAGCAAAAGTAGTGCAGAACTCTCGCACTGTTGTAAGCCTTAAAGAAGCAGAAAGGCTTTCCAAAGATGcaagcaaaatattt TCTGAGCTGCCTCTAGACAAACTCCAAGTGATTCATCGATACCGCCCTGAAAGCACCAACATACCACCCATTGTGGAGAATGGTCATGTGCAGAATTACACTTGCCATGTGGGGTCTGCCCTGCATGCCAAAAACTATGTAGACTTCTACATGAAAGAAG gTTTGCAAACAGGAAAAGGAGAGTATTCCAAAAGACTTCAGAGattaaaatcttcaaaaaag AAAGCTGATATAGCACAGCGTGACAAAGGAAACTCACAAAACAAAGCCAGAGAGGACAATTACAGTCTATT AAATAGCAAGAAATTGCTGTAA
- the LOC112563545 gene encoding uncharacterized protein LOC112563545 isoform X5 has protein sequence MAFSTRDVKDISDLVSMKLKWYLNVERRELQFDPNGFYRTTPLMHPYDNMYHLSEMDSNYLRLQKPGWIKRHAELKDKERTLPIKAKVVQNSRTVVSLKEAERLSKDASKIFSELPLDKLQVIHRYRPESTNIPPIVENGHVQNYTCHVGSALHAKNYVDFYMKEGLQTGKGEYSKRLQRLKSSKKK, from the exons ATGGCCTTTTCGACGAGAGATGTGAAAGATATATCAGATCTTGTCTCTATGAAATT AAAATGGTACCTAAATGTGGAGCGCAGAGAATTACAATTTGACCCAAATGGTTTCTATCGAACAACCCCATTGATG CATCCATATGATAATATGTACCATTTATCTGAAATGGACTCCAACTATCTCAGACTTCAGAAGCCCGGATGGATAAAAAGACATGCAGAACTAAA GGACAAGGAAAGGACTCTGCCTATTAAAGCAAAAGTAGTGCAGAACTCTCGCACTGTTGTAAGCCTTAAAGAAGCAGAAAGGCTTTCCAAAGATGcaagcaaaatattt TCTGAGCTGCCTCTAGACAAACTCCAAGTGATTCATCGATACCGCCCTGAAAGCACCAACATACCACCCATTGTGGAGAATGGTCATGTGCAGAATTACACTTGCCATGTGGGGTCTGCCCTGCATGCCAAAAACTATGTAGACTTCTACATGAAAGAAG gTTTGCAAACAGGAAAAGGAGAGTATTCCAAAAGACTTCAGAGattaaaatcttcaaaaaag AAATAG
- the LOC112563545 gene encoding uncharacterized protein LOC112563545 isoform X3: MAFSTRDVKDISDLVSMKLKWYLNVERRELQFDPNGFYRTTPLMHPYDNMYHLSEMDSNYLRLQKPGWIKRHAELKDKERTLPIKAKVVQNSRTVVSLKEAERLSKDASKIFSELPLDKLQVIHRYRPESTNIPPIVENGHVQNYTCHVGSALHAKNYVDFYMKEGLQTGKGEYSKRLQRLKSSKKVCISLCHSLLC; encoded by the exons ATGGCCTTTTCGACGAGAGATGTGAAAGATATATCAGATCTTGTCTCTATGAAATT AAAATGGTACCTAAATGTGGAGCGCAGAGAATTACAATTTGACCCAAATGGTTTCTATCGAACAACCCCATTGATG CATCCATATGATAATATGTACCATTTATCTGAAATGGACTCCAACTATCTCAGACTTCAGAAGCCCGGATGGATAAAAAGACATGCAGAACTAAA GGACAAGGAAAGGACTCTGCCTATTAAAGCAAAAGTAGTGCAGAACTCTCGCACTGTTGTAAGCCTTAAAGAAGCAGAAAGGCTTTCCAAAGATGcaagcaaaatattt TCTGAGCTGCCTCTAGACAAACTCCAAGTGATTCATCGATACCGCCCTGAAAGCACCAACATACCACCCATTGTGGAGAATGGTCATGTGCAGAATTACACTTGCCATGTGGGGTCTGCCCTGCATGCCAAAAACTATGTAGACTTCTACATGAAAGAAG gTTTGCAAACAGGAAAAGGAGAGTATTCCAAAAGACTTCAGAGattaaaatcttcaaaaaagGTTTGTATCTCCCTTTGTCACTCACTGTTGTGT TGA